In the genome of Cercospora beticola chromosome 2, complete sequence, one region contains:
- a CDS encoding uncharacterized protein (antiSMASH:Cluster_5), with protein sequence MYMCKVYAQVLLLNSGSSHRILILLESRGDVASPGRFWRSAVYRSTFYTILQIFKQLYSIENAQLVTATAGILRSDKIDFEAFSKQLSAGLEDSSDLFAYNSSLATRLRSMHLADEAAFVRLEAQQCLDVYGSDLLTEHSHVFAIVDPSVKVNETDSDRSGEYSDVLNWADLGISGAAAENTPMYWPSSISDLVHETQRDSHSHSWLLSGKYLEYCMAKREPGHCKVQFSTYILVGIIVCNFIKMSVMVWHLWHQRSGSLVTFGDALASWLQDVDDNTMGNCLIDKSSVRDEREDRFDQLATQPQKRSLVRRGYLQPSALGQKARKPTKKRRWAAAVDIEQWVPSLAICIVSLCAAAFFLIRATRDPERLSIQEAIAAGKFFVEDTTSTLETKLPTNGTKGFIASVLLVKTPQIVLSCCYLGFNGLLTSMHLAYEFSGYAIVRKGLRVTEPRGTQRTTYWLQLPFKYSLPLLVTTALLHWLISQSLFLVRVVPYRAGFGAQTIEPLVADESGVGISLVPMLVAVVLAFCLLLIVVGLGFRKLASNMPIAGSCSFALATAVHRPQEDEKASTLPLMWGEIPRMGTQELGHCSFTSEEVVELEPNRKYAGCRQGLTA encoded by the exons ATGTACATGTGCAAAGTGTATGCACAAGTCCTGCTATTGAATTCTGGGTCAAGCCACCGCATCCTTATTCTACTCGAATCTCGTGGCGACGTCGCATCGCCTGGGCGCTTCTGGCGCTCAGCAGTGTACCGATCCACTTTCTATACAATTCTGCAAATTTTCAAGCAATTGTATTCTATCGAGAACGCACAGCTGGTTACGGCAACAGCTGGGATTCTAAGATCTGATAAGATCGACTTCGAGGCCTTTTCGAAGCAGCTCTCAGCTGGACTGGAGGACAGCTCAGATCTGTTTGCTTACAACAGCTCCCTCGCCACTCGACTGCGGTCTATGCACCTTGCAGACGAGGCCGCTTTCGTTCGTCTTGAGGCTCAGCAGTGCCTCGATGTCTACGGCAGTGATCTACTCACGGAACACTCTCACGTTTTTGCGATTGTCGATCCAAGCGTGAAGGTTAACGAAACAGACAGCGATCGTAGCGGTGAGTATTCGGATGTTCTCAACTGGGCTGATCTGGGCATATCAGGAGCTGCAGCCGAGAATACGCCAATGTACTG GCCGAGTAGTATTAGCGATCTTGTCCACGAGACCCAGCGTGACAGCCATAGTCATAGCTGGCTGTTGTCAGGGAAGTATCTTGAGTATTGCATGGCCAAAAGAGAACCAGGGCACTGCAAGGTACAATTTTCGACGTACATTCTTGTTGGCATCATCGTTTGCAATTTTATCAAGATGTCCGTGATGGTCTGGCATCTCTGGCACCAGCGAAGTGGATCTCTAGTTACATTCGGGGATGCACTGGCTAGCTGGCTTCAAGATGTCGACGATAACACGATGGGAAACTGTCTCATTGACAAGTCATCTGTCAGGGACGAGAGGGAGGATCGCTTTGATCAGCTTGCTACCCAACCTCAAAAACGGAGCTTAGTACGAAGAGGATATCTGCAGCCATCTGCCCTGGGACAGAAAGCGCGTAAGCCTACCAAGAAGCGGCGATGGGCTGCTGCCGTTGACATTGAGCAATGGGTGCCTAGTCTCGCGATTTGCATCGTGTCCCTCTGTGCCGCTGCCTTTTTCCTCATAAGGGCAACTCGTGATCCTGAGCGACTCAGTATCCAGGAGGCAATTGCTGCCGGCAAATTCTTCGTCGAAGACACGACATCGACGCTCGAAACGAAGTTGCCGACGAATGGCACGAAAGGCTTCATCGCTTCGGTCTTACTGGTCAAAACCCCCCAGATCGTCCTCTCGTGTTGCTATTTGGGGTTCAATGGACTCCTCACGAGTATGCACCTGGCCTATGAATTCAGCGGCTATGCGATCGTACGCAAGGGCCTTCGGGTCACCGAGCCTCGAGGAACGCAACGCACTACATActggctgcagctgccatttAAATACAGCTTGCCTTTACTGGTGACGACGGCGTTGTTGCACTGGCTGATTTCGCAGTCGCTGTTTCTTGTTCGAGTCGTGCCTTATCGTGCTGGTTTCGGAGCGCAGACAATCGAACCACTCGTAGCCGACGAATCTGGCGTAGGTATCAGTCTTGTACCTATGCTGGTAGCCGTCGTGCTGGCGTTTTGCCTGCTACTAATTGTTGTCGGACTGGGTTTCAGAAAGCTTGCGAGCAATATGCCGATTGCGGGAAGCTGCTCGTTTGCACTTGCGACCGCGGTCCACAGGCCGCAGGAGGATGAGAAAGCTTCAACACTGCCCCTCATGTGGGGAGAGATCCCTCGCATGGGAACACAAGAACTTGGTCATTGCTCATTCACGAGtgaagaagtcgtcgagcTGGAGCCGAACAGAAAATATGCTGGTTGTCGGCAGGGCCTGACTGCTTAA
- a CDS encoding uncharacterized protein (SMCOG1087:hypothetical protein~antiSMASH:Cluster_5), translating to MAIDPEYPLLRVAIVGAGPGGLATAIALQQIPNVEVTIYEQAKVLREVGAGISIGQNTWNVLELLGVADDLTSGHPTVTVLNLNGATGEELSRFEKQTDTKRLPIRTQRTKLQSALRSHVSEERLRLGTKVASIEDLGQGGVLLRFADGSETAADLVVGADGIRSVVRDAAWRDYELKFTGTTIWRTLLPWDAVKDLDPRFATTAWWHTPTTHVYFSPVGEGLWEIAARAYQDPAIHAADKHSWGVPVTNEVVESHFGAYLPQVREALQRVPEGGWKEFAAFAGPELDDLTNWNDKIVLVGDSSHALSGAFGSGAGFAMEDGWVLAQALKASRNDIHQALPIFNRIRLPYYSRMYAHLAEVAERRSQNLQKVVNPTAEDLVRNKVIQPGGRDMQWIYGNHIGRVWEQSTAGIEAQL from the exons ATGGCCATCGATCCCGAATACCCTCTGCTAAGAGTAGCCATAGTGGGCGCAGGCCCAGGCGGCCTCGCAACGGCAATAGCTTTGCAACAGATCCCCAATGTTGAAGTGACGATTTATGAGCAGGCCAAGGTGCTCCGAGAAGTTGGCGCTGGTATCAGCATAGGCCAAAATACGTGGAACGTCTTGGAATTGCTGGGCGTCGCGGATGACTTGACCAGTGGGCATCCTACTGTGACAGTGCTGAACCT AAATGGTGCTACCGGTGAAGAGCTTTCGAGGTTCGAGAAGCAGACTGACACCAAGCGACTACCAATACGAACCCAAAGAACCAAGCTGCAATCTGCCCTGCGATCTCATGTGTCTGAGGAGAGACTCAGACTAGGCACCAAAGTTGCCAGCATCGAAGACCTCGGGCAGGGCGGAGTGCTCCTGAGATTTGCAGATGGCTCAGAAACCGCTGCTGATCTCGTAGTTGGTGCTGATGGTATTCGTTCTGTCGTTCGAGACGCTGCGTGGAGAGATTATGAGCTCAAGTTCACTGGCACCACTATCTGGCGAACTCTACTACCTTGGGACGCTGTGAAAGATCTTGACCCGAGATTCGCAACGACGGCATGGTGGCACACACCTACCACGCACGTCTACTTCTCACCAGTGGGTGAAGGCTTGTGGGAAATTGCAGCTCGAGCATACCAAGATCCTGCGATCCATGCTGCTGACAAGCACAGCTGGGGCGTACCTGTGACAAATGAGGTCGTGGAATCTCATTTTGGC GCTTATCTACCACAGGTCCGCGAAGCTTTGCAGAGAGTGCCAGAAGGAGGTTGGAAAGAATTTGCAGCTTTCGCCGGCCCAGAGCTCGACGACTTGACAAACTGGAACGACAAGATAGTGCTCGTTGGAGACTCATCACATGCACTTTCCGGAGCATTTGGATCTGGTGCAGGATTTGCCATGGAGGACGGCTGGGTGTTGGCTCAAGCGTTGAAAGCGAGTCGTAACGACATTCATCAAGCGCTTCCCATTTTCAACAGGATACGCCTGCCGTACTATTCCCGAATGTACGCGCATCTCGCTGAAGTGGCCGAGCGGAGAAGCCAGAATTTGCAGAAAGTTGTCAACCCAACTGCGGAAGATTTGGTCCGCAATAAAGTCATCCAGCCGGGAGGACGTGACATGCAGTGGATTTACGGTAACCATATCGGTAGGGTGTGGGAACAGTCCACTGCTGGCATAGAAGCACAGCTCTGA
- a CDS encoding uncharacterized protein (antiSMASH:Cluster_5), which produces MPLLHASLPKNFTVSIFGAQYHGTELSVTKALLIDRFDKLLSPHATHVDRVVHDDTERSLGLTRVWISYWVSSSDFQDWFHSADVEAFWSNLPSDAGLWRETLHFSHDRFLNEVTQDQPCGVGHLGPLSPLTEKSGYWGAYRDRIKEATKEDPLRSTLVEPPVARQPTGSLRLGRARMIQFPDNLCYVVEGQDHSPMNEEETRMWSAKFHYMTKRWITNVVRAGHEKGMLVSRLCHVPESGKTNVQPSELEDDPDIFPALETNRKIEIFYLQELRHMEAVGRRDKTHVKLRQDFMEAYGPDGPMSHGDLLLWVELGILKSKDLEVEYIGCYDTTGFLAYDSCDGFASVTDGIL; this is translated from the coding sequence ATGCCACTCTTGCACGCTTCTTTGCCCAAGAACTTCACAGTCTCCATTTTCGGGGCACAGTATCACGGCACAGAACTTTCTGTGACGAAGGCATTACTTATCGATCGATTCGACAAGCTCCTATCTCCACACGCAACCCATGTCGATCGAGTCGTTCACGACGACACTGAGCGTAGTCTTGGCTTGACCAGAGTTTGGATCAGTTATTGGGTATCTTCGTCAGATTTCCAAGATTGGTTCCATTCGGCAGATGTAGAGGCATTTTGGTCCAATCTACCTTCGGATGCAGGATTATGGCGAGAGACCCTTCATTTCTCTCATGACAGATTCCTGAACGAGGTCACACAAGATCAGCCATGTGGAGTCGGCCATCTGGGTCCTTTGAGCCCGCTCACAGAGAAGTCCGGATACTGGGGTGCCTATCGAGACCGAATCAAAGAGGCGACCAAAGAAGATCCGTTGAGAAGTACTCTCGTAGAACCACCGGTTGCTCGCCAACCTACAGGAAGCCTTAGGCTAGGACGAGCCCGAATGATTCAGTTTCCCGACAATCTCTGTTACGTTGTTGAGGGCCAAGACCACAGTCCGATGAACGAAGAAGAAACGCGCATGTGGTCAGCCAAGTTCCATTACATGACCAAACGCTGGATCACCAACGTCGTCCGTGCCGGACACGAAAAAGGAATGCTTGTATCTCGTCTGTGCCATGTACCCGAGAGCGGCAAGACGAACGTGCAGCCTTCTGAGCTCGAGGACGATCCGGACATCTTCCCAGCTTTGGAGACGAACAGAAAGATCGAGATATTCTACTTACAAGAGCTCAGGCACATGGAAGCTGTGGGAAGGCGTGACAAGACCCATGTGAAGCTGCGACAAGATTTCATGGAGGCGTATGGTCCTGATGGGCCCATGTCTCATGGAGATCTGTTGCTGTGGGTCGAGCTGGGCATCTTGAAGAGTAAAGACCTGGAGGTCGAATATATTGGTTGTTACGACACGACTGGGTTCTTAGCGTATGATTCCTGCGATGGCTTCGCATCGGTGACTGATGGTATATTGTGA
- a CDS encoding uncharacterized protein (antiSMASH:Cluster_5~SMCOG1294:Nitrilase/cyanide hydratase and apolipoprotein), whose product MADGKKIRVAAVQAEPAWNDLEGGVDKAIAIINEAAANGTNVLGFPEVFIPGYPWTIWANSVIECAGFMDEYYMNSLERESPQMDRIRAAVAKAGMFVVLGYSERYRGSCYIAQSFIDPTGTIVHHRRKIKPTHVERAYYGDGQVDSLKTVVPSKFGNIGGLNCWEHCQTLLRYYEYAQDVEIHVASWPLIWDEPEDKNIPSLQYHITGEMNAKLSQVMAMEGATFVVLSTQVLTEKNRDKCQLNNFPYATTPGGGFSRIYGPDGKELVKPLGPGEEGLLYADIDLHDKALAKHNLDVVGHYSRPDLLSLRVTTEASSQVHFVTLPGRGSQPQTLTNATKHSITNGSDHGLIQNGREPSSLPEIPVKKLIA is encoded by the exons ATGGCCGATGGAAAGAAGATTCGTGTTGCTGCAGTCCAAGCTGAGCCAGCATGGAATGATCTCGAAGGTGGAGTCGACAAGGCAATTGCCATCATCAATGAGGCAGCGGCCAATGGCACGAATGTTTTGGGATTCCCAGAGGTCTTTATTCCTGGCTATCCATG GACCATCTGGGCAAATTCCGTCATCGAATGTGCCGGGTTCATGGACGAGTACTACATGAACTCGCTCGAGCGAGAGTCGCCACAGATGGACAGGATTcgagctgctgttgccaaGGCTGGCATGTTCGTTGTACTTGGCTACAGTGAACGCTACCGTGGGAGCTGCTACATCGCTCAG TCGTTCATCGATCCTACCGGCACTATTGTTCATCATCGCCGCAAGATCAAGCCTACTCATGTAGAGCGGGCATACTATGGCGACGGACAAGTAGATTCCTTGAAGACTGTGGTTCCATCGAAGTTCGGAAACATCGGAGGTCTCAATTGTTGGGAGCATTGCCAAACCCTCCTCCGTTACTACGAATACGCCCAAGATGTGGAAATCCATGTTGCGAGCTGGCCATTGATTTGGGATGAGCCCGAAGACAAGAATATCCCGTCTCTGCAGTATCACATTACTGGCGAGATGAACGCGAAGTTGTCTCAAGTCATGGCCATGGAGGGCGCCACTTTTGTGGTGCTCTCTACACAGGTTCTAACCGAAAAGAACCGGGACAAGTGTCAGCTCAACAATTTTCCATACGCCACAACGCCCGGTGGCGGCTTCAGCAGAATCTACGGACCAGATGGAAAAGAGCTGGTCAAACCTCTTGGTCCCGGCGAAGAGGGGCTTTTGTACGCTGATATTGATCTCCATGACAAGGCTCTCGCGAAACACAACCTCGATGTGGTCGGACACTACAGTCGTCCGGATTTGCTGTCCCTTCGAGTAACGACAGAAGCAAGCTCTCAAGTCCATTTCGTTACACTCCCAGGTCGCGGCAGCCAACCACAGACTTTGACCAATGCAACAAAGCACAGCATCACCAATGGTAGCGATCATGGTCTCATTCAGAATGGCAGAGAGCCTTCGTCTCTTCCAGAGATCCCAGTCAAAAAGTTGATCGCGTGA
- a CDS encoding uncharacterized protein (antiSMASH:Cluster_5), with protein sequence MACAATRASLSTSNSQTSDIEQTLNDLALAERIHKVKTPGLTKLLWIYIYMELTYEPIRRIGLACTNCRRKKARCTGERPVCRRCRRSGLECRFAKDAPVDAQPTPRRRSSTASEQGDEAQGRGSSDRQRVNGNPNSDLEWIKARFDSLEHQLGEIESKLDAIASASHAPQSPASATVTTSPKGSYSLPSSSTFQSILDIYFTFCHNQPYSFFHASSLRQKHFDGQLPEYVICAILATSMRFATGLLASSDCRFSAEACADRAWQLLAPLCFGDLEHGDVSVVQAVTLLSIFDFTSGQKRHRLAWVKLGVAVRVAQELRLMNEATTPISYIEQEERRRTFWSLYLLGRLITCGRDRPAAMPDRSCTLHLPSSEHSWDIGLEEPTSTLEHISSRKNCKESDKINEFKVVVTIASVLGRCTSLMLQSSNQQPCDPPWDPRSEWASIYSDLVYIESGVQFVVTAAELLQQRQASPGDLAQKNIAPHFVAAMLCCLCHCLLDHPFLIRRLVKLSGTAGSSSFFTRSWMSGLEYAQKMVTLLDCSRECGYPMLWSFSGYCLVVAGSFHALNTETNGHWDCKESRSFKSCMDHLSYLTHLWPNASLMKRSLSNFPTEVTTVRDFLLKNDETILDETHESKVLWQLVDYSYLSQGKDRIESNYNVDSLSAELFEWQAGFDAGVSPLWPA encoded by the exons ATGGCATGTGCAGCGACACGAGCATCACTCTCAACTTCGAATTCGCAAACAAGTGACATTGAGCAGACCTTGAACGATCTGGCGCTGGCCGAGAGGATACACAAAGTCAAAACCCCTGGCCTCA CAAAGCTGCTGTGGATCTACATCTACATGGAACTCACATATGAGCCCATTCGGCGAATAGGTCTCGCTTGCACCAATTGTCG CCGGAAGAAAGCTCGCTGCACTGGAGAGCGACCAGTCTGCAGACGCTGCCGCCGAAGCGGACTCGAATGTCGGTTCGCCAAAGATGCTCCTGTCGATGCTCAGCCGACTCCTCGCAGGCGGTCGTCTACTGCCTCCGAGCAGGGTGATGAAGCTCAAGGTCGCGGCAGCTCGGACCGCCAGCGAGTGAACGGCAATCCGAACAGTGACCTCGAATGGATTAAAGCTCGTTTTGATAGTCTGGAACATCAGCTAGGTGAGATTGAGAGCAAGCTCGATGC AATTGCTTCTGCTAGTCACGCTCCTCAGTCGCCTGCGTCAGCTACGGTGACTACCAGTCCGAAAGGCTCCTACTC CCTCCCATCATCATCCACCTTCCAGTCTATCCTGGACATATACTTCACCTTCTGCCACAATCAGCCTTACTCCTTCTTCCACGCGAGTAGCTTACGGCAAAAGCACTTCGATGGCCAGTTGCCAGAGTATGTGATTTGCGCTATTCTAGCGACCTCAATGCGCTTCGCTACTGGCCTTCTAGCTAGCTCTGACTGTCGATTCTCCGCCGAAGCGTGCGCAGACCGCGCATGGCAGCTGCTAGCGCCGTTATGCTTCGGAGATCTTGAGCACGGAGACGTTTCCGTGGTGCAAGCTGTCACATTGTTGAGTatcttcgacttcactt CCGGTCAGAAACGACATCGACTGGCTTGGGTCAAACTCGGGGTTGCCGTACGTGTTGCACAAGAACTGCGGCTTATGAATGAAGCAACGACTCCAATCTCGTATATTGAGCAGGAAGAAAGACGACGAACTTTCTGGTCTCTTTATCTCCTTGGCCGCCTGATCACATGTGGTAGGGACAGACCAGCGGCCATGCCAGATAGATCATGCACTCTTCATCTGCCGAGTAGTGAGCATTCCTGGGACATCGGACTTGAGGAACCAACATCAACATTGGAGCATATTTCAAGTAGGAAAAACTGCAAAGAGTCGGACAAAATCAACGAATTCAAGGTAGTTGTTACGATAGCCTCTGTCCTCGGGCGCTGTACGAGTTTGATGCTGCAGTCCAGCAATCAGCAACCCTGCGATCCTCCCTGGGACCCTCGGTCGGAATGGGCATCTATCTACTCCGACCTGGTGTACATCGAATCGGGCGTACAGTTTGTCGTCACTGCCGCTGAGCTGTTGCAGCAACGCCAAGCCTCGCCCGGAGACCTCGCGCAGAAGAACATCGCGCCGCACTTCGTTGCTGCTATGCTATGCTGTCTATGTCATTGTCTGCTAGACCACCCGTTCTTGATCAGAAGGTTGGTCAAGCTTAGTGGCACAGCaggctcgagcagcttcttcactcGCTCGTGGATGAGTGGACTGGAATATGCTCAGAAAATGGTCACACTACTGGATTGTAGCCGAGAGTGCGGCTATCCCATGCTATGGTCGTTCAGTGGCTACTGTCTGGTGGTAGCGGGGTCTTTCCACGCCCTCAACACCGAGACAAATGGACACTGGGATTGCAAGGAATCGAGAAGCTTCAAAAGCTGCATGGACCATCTTTCATATCTCACACATCTATGGCCCAATGCATCCTTGATG AAAAGATCGCTGTCGAACTTCCCAACAGAAGTCACCACGGTCAGGGACTTTCTGCTGAAGAACGACGAAACAATATTAGACGAAACACATGAGTCAAAGGTCTTGTGGCAACTGGTAGATTACAGCTATCTGTCGCAAGGCAAAGATCGGATTGAGTCGAACTACAATGTGGATTCGTTGTCCGCGGAGCTCTTCGAGTGGCAAGCGGGGTTTGACGCTGGAGTGTCTCCCCTCTGGCCAGCGTAG
- a CDS encoding uncharacterized protein (antiSMASH:Cluster_5), with amino-acid sequence MNNERSLSTGPHFALTTDSIFLEPHRHSKPFEDRFDDSHSVRKRYLVLVNGSQNNTGSMGKQTSSSTQAGVANDFGHQITNILISVSRARAWCDMSKDCPIFRHDSDRGATIESFCCKELQVSGPGTGSDFVNWNEDRVISVSNLLKSDCHLVSV; translated from the coding sequence ATGAATAATGAAAGAAGTCTCTCCACTGGCCCGCACTTCGCCTTGACCACGGACTCGATATTTCTCGAACCTCACCGGCACTCCAAGCCTTTCGAGGACCGCTTTGATGACTCTCACAGCGTCAGGAAGCGCTACCTCGTTCTCGTGAACGGCAGCCAGAACAACACCGGTAGCATGGGGAAACAGACCAGCAGCTCGACCCAGGCTGGAGTGGCAAACGACTTCGGCCATCAAATCACGAACATTCTGATCTCCGTTTCTCGTGCTCGTGCGTGGTGCGATATGAGCAAGGATTGCCCCATATTCAGACATGACAGCGACCGCGGTGCAACCATTGAGTCCTTCTGTTGCAAGGAACTGCAAGTTAGCGGACCAGGGACCGGATCTGACTTCGTTAATTGGAACGAAGACCGTGTCATTTCTGTGTCGAATCTGTTGAAGAGTGACTGCCATCTTGTCTCTGTGTAG
- a CDS encoding uncharacterized protein (antiSMASH:Cluster_5): protein MAAASDKARFYLEQYVPELREYEAKEIFTRDQIAAITKKRSDFEHTLNARGSTPADYARYAQHEMNLYSLLKKRCKRLGIQKTATTNFNGQRTVFFILDRAVKKFPGDVGLWMQYVDFCKKEKANKKLAKVLTRMLRLHTRNWKLWVLAAKHYAEVQGDMGTARSYFQRGLRFCKEEKRIWIEYLRLELTYLAKLAARRKILGIDEDSQMTGTGEEEGLGGDGDEVKLPAVTAADFEDDEAGKGVEEVNTDLLKRLKDAPAFTGGIPMAIFDAAMKQFAAKAAGIAEEMYDLVASFEQVPAIENVRDHILEWLRTDASTSAEHIICEAKNELHGLDSRSAAFPAALTRALGHIKTGRETLVDTGRPNMAEKIALLLLPYLQHAGQMDRGVVKVLESTVKRNLKLSADAPNQSGRQHPTAVIVAKLQYEGASQDIRTLERLVAEIRDDYVGASN from the coding sequence ATGGCCGCCGCGTCCGACAAAGCGCGCTTCTACCTCGAGCAGTACGTGCCCGAGCTGAGAGAGTATGAAGCAAAAGAAATCTTCACGCGAGATCAAATTGCCGCCATTACCAAGAAGCGATCCGATTTCGAACATACCCTCAACGCCCGTGGCAGCACGCCCGCCGACTATGCTCGATATGCTCAGCATGAGATGAACCTGTATTCCCTGCTCAAAAAGCGCTGTAAACGACTTGGCATTCAAAAGACCGCCACCACGAATTTTAATGGCCAACGGACTGTCTTCTTCATTCTCGATCGTGCAGTGAAGAAGTTTCCAGGCGATGTTGGGCTCTGGATGCAATACGTGGATTTCtgcaagaaagagaaagcgaACAAGAAGCTGGCAAAGGTTCTTACCAGAATGCTGAGATTGCACACGCGCAACTGGAAACTTTGGGTCCTCGCTGCCAAGCACTACGCTGAAGTGCAAGGTGATATGGGAACGGCCAGGTCATATTTCCAGAGAGGCCTGCGATTCTGtaaagaggagaagagaatctGGATTGAGTACCTGAGGCTTGAGCTCACGTATTTGGCGAAGTTGGCGGCCAGAAGAAAGATCTTGGGCATCGATGAGGATAGTCAGATGACGGGTacgggcgaggaggagggctTGGGAGGAGATGGTGACGAGGTCAAACTACCTGCAGTGACAGCCGCAGActtcgaagacgacgaggccgGGAAAGGTGTCGAAGAGGTCAATACGGATCTGCTAAAGAGGCTGAAGGATGCGCCTGCGTTCACGGGTGGGATACCTATGGCCATCTTCGATGCTGCAATGAAGCAATTTGCGGCGAAAGCGGCTGGGATCGCAGAAGAGATGTACGACCTGGTCGCAAGCTTTGAACAGGTTCCAGCAATTGAGAATGTGCGAGATCACATCCTTGAATGGCTGCGCACAGATGCATCGACCTCAGCGGAGCACATCATCTGCGAAGCAAAGAACGAACTTCACGGCCTCGATTCACGCAGCGCCGCCTTTCCAGCTGCTCTTACGCGAGCTCTGGGCCACATCAAGACTGGCCGAGAGACCCTCGTGGACACTGGACGGCCGAACATGGCCGAGAAGATTGCTCTACTTCTTCTCCCATACTTACAGCATGCTGGGCAGATGGATCGTGGTGTGGTCAAGGTACTGGAGTCGACCGTCAAGAGGAACTTGAAGCTCTCCGCGGATGCACCCAATCAGTCTGGCAGACAACATCCGACTGCTGTCATCGTCGCAAAGCTGCAATACGAAGGTGCTTCGCAAGATATTCGGACACTCGAGCGACTGGTCGCAGAGATTCGAGATGATTATGTTGGGGCCTCAAATTAG